The Dendropsophus ebraccatus isolate aDenEbr1 chromosome 6, aDenEbr1.pat, whole genome shotgun sequence nucleotide sequence gatcactaccATAgtaagaagaaaaggagcgcactcaccccgtaaaaTCGAATACTTCTTTATTCTTGCATCAAAGATTAAAAGCCATCCATGTGTACATCGGGTGGTAGGAACGCCAGAACACTCAAATCACTGaagacgtgacagctgcttcgcgcctagctggcgcttctatcagacgtcTATGGCTACTGTGAGCAGCCCCACGACCCCCTGATCCACCACGCCAGTCCTGTCTATACTCCACACTCCCACTTCACTATAGTGCATCTGTGCAGGCGCTGTGACTTTCTTTTGTTggaatcagctgatcactggttcTCTTACAGGgcgagatatctgcctgatttgcaTTTTGtaggtgggtttttttttttgcaggagagCCCCAATAGTCCCACTCTTGTAGCTGCAATGGGTTAGCTGTTTTAATGTGGCCAAACCAAAAATGTGTTCCAAACTTTCGCCAACCCGCCAAACCAaaattttgaaaagtttgcttatctctatttgCTATAAATGCTGGGGAGGACTGCAGAGGTGAAAAAGCAGATGTGTACTACAAACTATAGTTTTCAGAAGTCATTACTGTGTTCTAGAGAAGAAAAAGAATCCGATGGATTTTAAATGATGAAAACTTCACCTCATTGCTTTTTTTGCCTACTCTGTTTGTGACTGCATcttattgaggctatgttcacactatctatcggaccggccattctgtgacccggcagaGTCACggcacggccggtctctgcacagatgatctttatggccgtagtgttctgatgcgggcgcgcatcagaactccccatagcacacaatgaagcaagcggccggagccgctcgcttcattgtgtaaactgacagggtttcctgcggccgcagaaaactgttcCTTGCGGCCCGGtgtgagatcccggccggagcgtatacgatgtgtatacgctccggcctggatcccatagaacaaaaggcaatgttccacactgcataaagtacggccattgttgccgatggcaacaacggccgtacttttgcgttgtgtgaacatagcctgaaactgtaACCTCCTGAATAGACTGCATTAGCACTCTGCAGACCTACTACTTAGTCGCTGTATGGAAGTATTTCTGGTTATATTGGTGGTAGTGTACAATTATGTATAAACAGCGTGTTGTGTGATATATTGgcagtgtgtgagctgtgtgagtATGGTATGTATCCTTTTAGTCTACCAGAATATGTGATTCTTCTAATCGGTGGGGGTCACATAAATGAGGGTTCTGCCCCTTCCATTTGAATAAGTCGCAGTTTTCAGGTATAACACTAAAGCACTTTCAGATATAACATACTGACGCTCCATTCACAGtctcgagacaagagtgacagcccactcagccgatTACTGGCTGCTACGCTGTCCCTTCTCtgttagtcagtgactggctgagcagagcagtgagtgacagcccattcagccaatcactgcctgataACGGACTGAGAATGGAGTTATTGGCCGAGTggcagcccactcagtcaatcactggccacggtactGTCCCTCAGCCAGTGAACAGGTACATGAAActttttttaatgcaaatttTGTAAAtgaatttagcaaaaatttgctTCGTCAATGTGGATTTGCTTCTCTCATCTCAAATCACCCCTAATCAGATGTGTGAATGCCGTATGAGCATGATAAAAATATATACGGAGGAGGAAttcagtttttctttcttttattaatgtgtgtatatctgtatatatactgtatatctttctgTAGCCTTGTTGCTCTTGCAGGCAAGGAGAGATAAGGCACATTTCCTGTACAACGGCCCTTTTATTTGCCCAACCTTGGACATTTATTTTAAGGTTAttataaagaagaaaaaagaactcTAGAATGCATTTTATTCATTAAGATCCCTCAAAAACTTGATTGGCAGATCTCTCATCTTCTCTTTGTAAACTTTATCAAACATCTCACTTTGTGCCACTGTCATGTGGTTTTTCCAGTCGCCAACAATCCctggtaaagaatatagagattgtattgtattgtatttatgtTCACTGAACAGTGCGGTTAAGAATATGGAAAGAAAATCAGATTAGCATGTACATCATTGTCAACATTTCACAAAATTGTTTCCATTGTGCATTTAcattgctatgctatggcatagcaatgatcagtataTTAAATTcagtgtaaaaatgttaaagtcccctataaggacataaaaagtgtttatttaaatttctttaaggtttttaaaaacacaccatagcccctcccccaataaaaaattaCTCTCCTttcccactttataaataaaacacataaaaataaaaaaaataaacaaacatattatataccgtagacTGCGTAAGCATCCAATCATCATCAGGAAAAAAGCCACCAAGGTTgatgatttttattacattttatttaagaaattgttttataaaaattgatcaatatgtctcatctacacaaatatggtgttattaaaaactagagatcatggcgcaaaaaaatgacaccccatacagccctgtaggtgaaaaaataaaagcgctataagagtcacaatagggccattgtaatcacacctatttacaataaaatgttttactattaataaaaatagtaaaacattcgaaaagctatataaacctgcatatcactgtactcagactgacctatagagtatatATATCATGTAAGTTTTACCGTAAAACACACTAAGTAAACacggaccccccacacacacacacacacacacacacacacatttacagaattttttttcccccactttcaccctataaataatattttagggttctgtcatacattgaTTGAAttgcaaagtacacctgttcctgaaaaaaacaagccttgtaaatggaaaaataaaaaagttatagctattagaaggtgaggagaaaaaaaagaaaatgcgaAACTGAAaaatggcccggtccttaaggggattgagaggagaaaaggcagccctgcaaaacactacatcaggtaatcttctctcaccaagatcccagactaacagtgacctttctgacctctgaatccagcattttatgttctCAGAGAgtttccaaactgtacagctgcttgccTGCTCTtcttgctcactcatccccctcggcccctccccccaccaAAGGTTATAATGAACTCAGCAGAACACACACTTTGCTTGTCTGCAATGAAGACAATTTTgcctgataataaacagagaagtcagggggaggctgcaaaacagctttttgagtacagaaagaaccTTCTTTAGCTTAATAAAACCTTTCACAGAgtttcttgtactattgattactTTACCTTTACGTAGGAAATTTCCTTTACTTTGATCTAAAACGTCATTTGAAATAAATTTATAATTAGCAACTGGATCGTGTTTCATGTTcttaaaagttgctttttccACCACGGTGTCTATTGCTTCCTCATCCAGGTTTATGGCCACAAATTTACATATTTTCTTCACAGCAGATCGAAGGTCCTAAAACAGGAATAAAATAATAACAAGGCAAAAGGTAAAAGCTGATTGGCACCACTACAGACCCACAGCGGAGATGAATCCCGGTAAACCACCAACCACGATCAGTCCAGGTGGTGCTCAATCAGAAACCAGATACACACAAAGTCCAACTGTATAAGAAATACAATGGCACTCACCAGCTACATGCAAAATTAAAGTAATAACTACAAAACCCACAAGGATGGGAATAGGAAATGTGGTTTATTATTGTATAATAACGTACACCTTTCTTACGTCTCAGAAGTATCacatttttcgctttataagacacatTTGATGATATGACGCACTAAGGTTTTAGAGGGGGGGAAATGGGAAAAGTGATCATATTTaactacagctcagctcccattcaggagtataggagctgagctgcagttacagttgTAGTGCTATGGACAAAATGTATCAGGTTTTTCTGAGAGAAGTGGGGCAAGGGAATTAATCCTCAATAACGCACAGATATGGGAGAAGACAAGTGTCATCGGAAGCAGCAGATGCTGACAGATCACCGCAGCTCCTACAAGACAGTCCTCAGCCACTGAGGAGATCTGTCCACGGCTGTGGTTTCAGCTGACACTTGTCTTCTCCCATATCTGTGCGCTGCTGTGCTCTCTTCTCTGACCTGCTGGAAGAGCCTGGTTCTCAGCCGTGCAGCAGGCGGGAGCTAAGGCTTTTCAAATGTGGCACTTGCTGCTGTTGGATTAGCAGGTGGCGGTGGTGGACAATGCAGGCCAATTAGTGGCCGCCTGTGGAAGGCTCCTAGGGGCTCTGGCAGGTCAGTGTCCTCATGTGGCAGGGACAAACAGGAGCGGCATCAGCTAAATCTTTGCACCGGTGGCTGCTGGATCAGCGGGCAGCGACAGCAGCTGGTGCTAGAGGCTGTGGCCTGGAGAAGGCACTCTGGAGCTCAGGCAGGCCGGTTGCAGTGTCCCTCATGGTGGGGAGAGGCAAGAGCGGCATACCAGTATTTGGTATTGGCTCGTTCACACTATAAGATGCActttggaaggaaaaaaaatgtgtctTATAAAGCATAACTTAAAGCATAAAATACAGCATAACTtcttagatggggggggggggcaagtggaAGTCATGATCATTGTGTATGACATCTTGtggctattggacattgcattgGACCTGGTTTTGCCTACTCGCCATGAATTTAATAGACACCGACCCCTCTTGTTTTAGAGGGTATACTTCTCAGACATGCAGAGTAGGCCTAAGTTCACACAAGgtacattttcaataaatagcggccattgcaagaccgctatttattgaaaattaaaataactttgtgtcctatggagtatacactccggcctggatacGGAGGCATAGAAAAccgacagtgcagacaatgtaaatagCAGCTCCGGACGCATTTTACATTGTCTACTATAATGATTTGAAATGCGAGCACACCCAAATGCGCCTGCCggcatgaacttcactgacagcagtccttatcatacactgtgtgaacctggccttgaAGTGTGTGACAGGGAGCAGAATGGGTAAGACATGCTCTGCTCTCCAGTCAACCCCCCAGACAAGTGTGGGTGGATTCATGGAAAATGGGTGGACCCTACACAGGCCACCATAATTACTATAGCAGAAATCTAGATTTCTACATGTAGTGCAGAGTCTGCAGCTGCTCCGCCAGATTCAATAACAGCCATACGAATCTCAAGGAATCAGCAGAATCCAATGACTGTAAAAATTTTACTGAAAACTGGTCTTAGTAAATTCCCCCAATATGAAAatctgtacaaatatataaattaCAACTGGATGCCATACGTGTCAGCTACTACTACATTGTGCACAATTACCTTTATCATTTCCTCATATGTCACAAAAAGTATGTTGAAGTCTTCTTTGTGCGTGTCCCAGCCAATCACATGATCAAACCACGAGCCGCCCAGGACTGTCAAATATAATGAAATTTATCTTTGTacaatttttaaatatatagatGTTATACAGTTGAAGTAgaaattttaataaaatgatcaatGTAATTCTAACAATATCTTCAATCAGTAACACTTGGGagccattcacacgtccgcaatatAAGTTCTGTGCACACTGTGTCAGAAATCTCCTGGCagcataatgaatcatgatgtcgGGTATTCCGAGGTCCGGTCCGCAGTATAGAGTCCGGGCTCGGGCTGTAAaatgcggatgtgtgaatggccCCTGACTCTGAGATTCCAATGGAGAAATACTAGCAGCCCTTTAGTTTATCATAAAGCCCTGTCGATTATGACAAATTCTGGAGACAACCACCCAATTAAATTCATTCTGCTCAGGCATTTGATTCACATAAAACAAAAGACATGAATCCATTTCATTCCTCATTCATACATCAGTATTTCTTTTAAGAAACcaggatcagtgatgtcctgGAGAAGCCATCAGTGTGACATTAGTTATGCATTCATTTTgcatctataaaatatgctgcaaaatgagaaaataaaatggtggatggtgaaaaaaagctattttttaaatTCCAGGGATTTGTCTTTACACCatatggtaaaaatgacatgttatctatatatcCAGCACGATTTCAacgatacccaatttatataacttttattttattttacttctttaaaaaaagttaacttgataaataaataaaggtgTTTAAAATTgatctattctgatccttataatgtctttattttttggtctatgtgcTATTGGAGGCTCCAGTTTTTGCGCCATACAGTATCTTACTTGCGTATATGTTACATTTTAATTACTTTATATTCAATTTTTTATGGGTGTTAAGTGACTAAAAATCTTTTGTTGAGTTTAGTGATTTTTTTGTGATTACATtgattaccgtgcgagatcaggaatgtgataaattaacagTTCAGGCAATTCTAGATGcagtgatattattattattagtggttaTTATTCTTTTTGTTTaaactttttaattaaaaaaaaaaaaaggaaaagggggtgattattTTATTATGGAATCTATTATATGTTGATAAATAGCCAGCAAGGATGGATCTGTCTGTGCTGGCTATGATCCACGGTGGCCCCCTACTGGTAGCAGCGGCAAGGTATGGAGAGGGGTCACTTCATGAGCCCTTTCTGTACCCTCTTAGCGCCACTATGATGTACTGGTAAGTTATGGGGCATCACAGCAGGCACTAAAAAGATTGCGCTGTACAGTGCACTAGTACAGAAGGCATGTGGAaaaaaggggttactgatgcactggctttgcactgTGTTGTCTgagtaaaaaaaattctctgggtcttatgtaaaaaaaaagaaaatcacaatCATCTTTTTAATACTTACCATCACCGTTTGTGGACCCCCGGTGAAAGCTTTCATATACCTTCATATATCTTTGAATACATTAGGTGACGACATCGACACAAAATGGTGCTGGCTAAAGAACCTGTGGTCACCAGTGATCAGGTAAGTAGAGATTTACAATACttaggggaaggggttaataaggaaGGGGGACAGAAAGGTAATTGAAACTTGCCCtttaaacaaacagcagcagtaaagcaagcaaatatttataaaataagCTATGTTGCTGGTGGGATGACAGGGAAGCCTTTACCTCGTATGGACAGTGCACATTGCCTGGGCACTCAGAGCTTTAAAGTACACAGCCAAAGCTCTCTGGCTTTCTCTCTTATGATCCCCCCTCTCCTGCACAGGGCATATGCATGCCCTACACCCACTGTTCCACTTTGCAGAGGTTCTTACTAGATACAAATTTTCCCTAACAGGGGACAGCAGCATGCAAGAGATACCTGGTGGACAAAATACTTTAGATCTGTTTTTCTGAGCTAAGAAGTAGTTTTCAGTAAATAACGTGATTTGTAAATATGTTAGGAATTAGAGATCACATGGAGGATGTTTGAAATCACAGTAAAGcgtttaaaactaaaaaaaaaaaaaactatagctgTGTTGCTTATAGTCAGATCAAACAATCATTGTAAACTAATTACTATATTACCTTTCCCTGATAAGAAAAGCTCTATGAATGCTTCCCAACTTATTGTACATTTTATGTTTGGCTTTATCTTGTAGAAGTGGTAAAAGGATACCAAGACATCTTTAGGGTTTCGACTCACATATATcatctggaagaaaaaaaaagaaaattagcaCTTTACCAAGGT carries:
- the LOC138795588 gene encoding amine sulfotransferase-like isoform X1; the protein is MEQDTFEKDLNAIFFKHKGIHFEADLTSPEVIDAIEHMEIRDSDVFLVTYPKSGTIWTQQILSLIFNEGHRNGTEQIENINRVPWIEYNINNMDFKSRPSPRLFTTHLPYYLMPRDLRFRTGKMIYVSRNPKDVLVSFYHFYKIKPNIKCTISWEAFIELFLSGKVLGGSWFDHVIGWDTHKEDFNILFVTYEEMIKDLRSAVKKICKFVAINLDEEAIDTVVEKATFKNMKHDPVANYKFISNDVLDQSKGNFLRKGIVGDWKNHMTVAQSEMFDKVYKEKMRDLPIKFLRDLNE
- the LOC138795588 gene encoding amine sulfotransferase-like isoform X2, whose translation is MKCTIWTQQILSLIFNEGHRNGTEQIENINRVPWIEYNINNMDFKSRPSPRLFTTHLPYYLMPRDLRFRTGKMIYVSRNPKDVLVSFYHFYKIKPNIKCTISWEAFIELFLSGKVLGGSWFDHVIGWDTHKEDFNILFVTYEEMIKDLRSAVKKICKFVAINLDEEAIDTVVEKATFKNMKHDPVANYKFISNDVLDQSKGNFLRKGIVGDWKNHMTVAQSEMFDKVYKEKMRDLPIKFLRDLNE